Sequence from the Argopecten irradians isolate NY unplaced genomic scaffold, Ai_NY scaffold_1048, whole genome shotgun sequence genome:
ACGTTGTTTACGACGCAGATTATACTGTAGTAAAGGTCCTAATTATCTCATACATATTGATGGATACGATAAGCTTAAACCATTTGGAATAGCGATTCATGGAGCTATAGATGGATTTTCAAGAAAAATAGTATGGTTAAAAGCTGGGCTTTCGAACAACAATCCAAAGCTTATTGCAAATTTGTATCTAAAGTTCATCGTCACGTTGGGAAGGGTTCCGCACCTAGTAAGAGGAGATGCTGGCACTGAGAATGTTTTAGTGAAAGACTTACAGGTCAGTTTAAGAATGCATCACGGTGATGAGATGGCAGGCATACGGAGTTACATTACAGGCAGATCAAGTGGCAATCAACGAATCGAACGTTTATGGGGCACTTTGCGCTTTACATTTACTGACTTTTGGAGAAACAAATTTCGAGTCATGAGAGATAGCGGTATGTTCGATACAGCAAATCCTCTTCATAGTGAATGCATccgtttttgttttttacctATCATTCAAGAACAATTGGATATATTCGTCCTGAATTGGAACTCTCACCGAATTAGAAGCCAGCGACACCTTAATATACCTCATGGTATCCCAGACGTACTATACTATCAACCTGAAATATATGAAACTTATGACCGCTCTCATCCACTCCCGTGTACTTTGGAAACCATAGACGAAGTCGCAAGTGAATTCACTTCAGAATGTCCGCCTCGAGGTTGCACAGATGAGTTTTTGCAAATTGTTGAATTGACAACTGGAATGACAAGAGACCAAATGCCTTGCATCAAAACAATAGAGGATGCTGATGAGCTTTTCGTTGCTTTGATACAGATGTTTAATGATTTAACTCACGCGCATCGTTAAAGTgtctataaatagataattaTCGCATTATTCAAAGCAAATAAAGTTAGGCGGAAAATCTTACTATCAGAAACTGATATCCATTATCCGTGATGCATAACGTAACTGCTTGCTTGGTTTGCTgaattttgaataattaacaattacaagattttattttaatcttttaataatttgatttcttaataaattgattaatgctgttttaaatgtgtttttgtgtgtttaaagCTGAAGACATAGCGATATTAACTGTCATTTAGTTAAATCTTTTTCACATAATTAGGGCTCATGTAATATGACAACTTATGATAATactattatgatgtcacatgtAGCTATGACGACATAGTTCGTATGTGTGTTaatgaaaattgattttaaaatcacaatatattctttttatgtAGTCCATGGTCTTTGTAAATTGCAGGCAATGTTGGTTAAAAGATAGTTTAAtacttaattttaaattatttactcattttgGGGGTCTCTGCTTAAAACGTGTTGAGGTTAGACCAAGAAACCTGTTTATCAACAATGATTTCATGCACAAGATGGAGCAGCCATTTGGACAGTTAGCGAATGTCGTCTCCACGTCAACAAAGTCACGTTTTGGATGTCAGTTATATCATCATATAATTCACTTCTGCTTGGTTTGTGTATTGTAAGTGTGACAACTGACAAGCGAAGGCAAATGTtgaagcattaaactatcttcctatggcatccatggtctatatagatgccagagctttgcagacaatcttcataatgcgcgctagcgcattatgagatgattgtctgcaaatttctggcatctatatagaccatatatgccataggaagatagtttaatgtttatatttacattatcaactcattttagggtctctgcattaacatgGTTTAAGCTAGACCcggaaaaccgtttatcaacgacgatttaatccacaagatggaacatcCATTTTGACgatgatcagttgacgtcaccacgtcaacattagtgacgtcataatggtcacgttttgggtgtcagttataccgtcatatacttcactttgttATGATGTAGTTTATGTAGTAGAAGTGGCAAGCaaatgtgaatatatatgtataactgcGAAAAAAGTTAAATTCCAAGATGTTGATATCTTTGTAAACAGTAAGTATACTGTTTACAAGGGTATATGCATACAATTATAAgaacagtaaacatcaaatatatgtaCAGAATATACAATGAGTTTATTCACGATAACATAAGAATTGGAGACGGCATTCACGCACGCCACATGACCGCGTCCGCACACTTCAGTGGCGTCAGCGAATCCGCGGTTACAACAATACCACTTTTACATAAGAAATTATTATTTAGAAGCACATACAGTcatttaaactggtcgccaaaGAAGTAAGAAGAAAGCGGACATCGGAAAGTCGGTGTAtttaagtgggacccacctaaaatattttcaatttctttttcggTGAAAGATTTTCTTACAATTACCATTCAGATAAACTTCGATTAAGTCTTATTACTACGACGGTGTATTAGGCctagggccactatataattctatttatcttgtacgtacaaaataCTAATCAGTACATACAAGATACTTGCACTACCAGATacttgccctgcaggtagggcgttagaattgtacctgctacccctattgcatgatcgtaagaggcgactaaagtTAGGATCtaatcttttctttcttcctaaattactttatttccctaacgtctcccttgacaccacctcacttttggcctttagttgggcgctcgcccctgtgaggaaggatctggtttctgtcccctggccgagacacaccaaagtctataaaagtggtagtttctgctcctgcttagtgctcagcataacgggattGGGACGaatggttcgcccattgtcagtataatgtgaccgggtggggtgtgttgcttggagTCTTCGGCagatggttcagtgatatagcactataaaaaggacaagagttccactatacaagaagacacaatattaatataccgcagtctcccaaaacacgcacctcgcacaacatacacgcaaaacactgcatacatgggaggccgtccttacatgaccatggctgttaataggacgttaattaatcaaacaaacaaacaaacaaactaccAGATATTAAGTTGTACGTAAAAGATACTATCTTGAACATACCAAATAATAACTTGTATATACAAgattattagttacacagtttgtaaGTGACCTAATACTGAAAAATATTGGGTATGGCAGACCAACGGCCATcatgacatttattcaaagagcaaagtcgatccttaatttcactgcatttatataagatatcttgattgaaatttaagatatcttaaatagtatatgagatatctcatataatatatcttatatactatataagatatataatatatgagatatctcatgttttttttaattaattctatataagatatcttatatcgtatataagatatctcatttaagttatctatataagatatcttatacaatatataagatatcttattgaaatctcgttgctttataagatatcttataaaggaACGAGATTTCAACAAAGGCCCAGAAATGAAGTCTCCATACCCGGAAGTCATAGAGAGCTATAAAGTATACTACTACTAGTTCAGCCAGACTCTTGTTGGCTTTGCATGCTATGCCAGTATCAAGCGTTTGGTTGAACTAGACAAAAGtatgcatgtatatttattgTAGCCATGTACGAATATTGACAACTAGAGTGATGGGAATTAACTGCTTCTGTGTTTTCAATACACCGTTGAATGAAACCAAACAGCGGTTGATCTCCCTTTCAGTGTCATCTCTGTCATTGCGAACGATTCTAAAATGTGTCCCGAAGTGCTCCGAATGATGCTCAAGGGAGAAAAATTAGTTTTTGGGTTTAAATGCTACGAaatctcattctatataagatatcttatatagcaacgagatttcaattatataagatatcttatatattaaataagatatcttatatacgatataagatatcttatatagaaaattaaataagatatcttaaatactatatgatatcttatatacatatataagatatcatatttaatatttgttatgagatatcatatatactgtataagatatcttatataattcgattAAATACGGGAAAGACATTGCTTCTTCAATAAATGTTCAATTGGCTTGCCATAATTGGGTATAGAATAAACTTGTATCGGGCGAAGCGAagcaaaaaaaattgttaaaggGTTAACAAATTGTGTAAAGCATCTAACGACC
This genomic interval carries:
- the LOC138313907 gene encoding uncharacterized protein, with the translated sequence IDVCTPHCKKVYFCLHSEVIPIYLSVENNIYLCFQFLILLSCFVLSEAVLPYPGDNASNDDLVRYYFGLMYNSREICGFLMLVHGVVISTSTVKRIKLRLGLRRHACERPLQEIIQTIINLHREGFCNLGYKAMWRLLNVVHGIRATQNTVRTCLSIIDAEGVNRRSRRCLRRRLYCSKGPNYLIHIDGYDKLKPFGIAIHGAIDGFSRKIVWLKAGLSNNNPKLIANLYLKFIVTLGRVPHLVRGDAGTENVLVKDLQVSLRMHHGDEMAGIRSYITGRSSGNQRIERLWGTLRFTFTDFWRNKFRVMRDSGMFDTANPLHSECIRFCFLPIIQEQLDIFVLNWNSHRIRSQRHLNIPHGIPDVLYYQPEIYETYDRSHPLPCTLETIDEVASEFTSECPPRGCTDEFLQIVELTTGMTRDQMPCIKTIEDADELFVALIQMFNDLTHAHR